A single window of Ischnura elegans chromosome 8, ioIscEleg1.1, whole genome shotgun sequence DNA harbors:
- the LOC124163871 gene encoding E3 ubiquitin-protein ligase RNF180-like: MSATSVRCKKCRKVLFLHQDFPLLDRHGNEIDKYSGEDSCPNQRDEFLWYLDPDKSPLWILSSVEEVGWTKGKIACPECHCRIGSFDFVSGSQCSCHVHALPSLHLVKAKVDVLSTQSVALLGISDGKQSV; this comes from the exons ATGTCTGCGACGTCAGTAAGGTGTAAGAAATGCCGGAAAGTACTCTTTTTGCATCAAGATTTTCCTCTTCTAGATAGGCATGGAAACGAAATAGATAAATATAGTGGAGAAGACAGTTGTCCGAATCAGCGAGATGAATTTTTGTGGTATTTGGACCCAGACAAGTCGCCGTTGTGGATTTTATCTTCAGTGGAAGAG GTTGGTTGGACCAAAGGAAAGATTGCGTGCCCGGAATGTCATTGTCGCATCGGATCATTTGATTTCGTATCTGGTTCTCAGTGTTCGTGTCATGTTCATGCCTTACCCTCCCTGCACCTTGTGAAAGCCAAAGTGGATGTGTTAAGCACTCAAAGTGTGGCCCTCTTAGGTATCAGTGATGGCAAACAGTCGGTGTAA